The window GGGCAGCCGGTCCGCGGCCCGGTCCACCAACGCGAAACGCGACCGTTCCTCCGTCCCCTCTGTGTCCGAGATCTCCTCGGATCCGGCGGGGTGGGAGGAGCGGTCGCGCTCCGTGTGCTGTGCTTCGGCGTCCATCGGGGCCAGATGCTATCCGGCCCTCATACGGAGCCCGTCGCGAGCGCTCAGTTGTCGCGCTTCTCCTTGATCTTCGCGGCCTTGCCGCGCAGGTCACGGAGGTAGTAGAGCTTCGCGCGACGCACGTCACCGCGGGTGACGAGCTCGATCTTCTCGACGATCGGGGTGTGCACCGGGAAGGTGCGCTCGACGCCGACGGAGAACGAGACCTTGCGGACCGTGAAGGTCTCGCGGACACCGGCGCCCTGGCGACGGATGACTACGCCCTTGAACTGCTGCACACGCGAGCGGTTGCCCTCGATGACGCGGACGTGGACGTTGACGGTGTCACCCGGGCGGAAGGCCGGGACGTCGCTGCGCAGCGACGCGGCGTCGACTGAGTCGAGCAGGTGAGACATGATCGTCTGCTTTCTTCGCCGATGCCACAGGTCATCAACGGAAGTCGGTGTTCCATAAGGGAGGCCGTGCGGGTCGGGGCGGGCGTCGTGTCCCCCTGTGGCAGGGGCGCACGCCGGACGACGTACAGCAGCCGCCTATTCTTCCACGGCCTCTGGCCTGCGCCAAAATCGGCCGTCGGGGCCGGGCTGCCAGCCGAGGATGGAGAGCATTTCGCGGTCCTTCTTGTCGAAGGCCGCGGGGTCGCAACGCTCGATGAGGTCCGGCCTGTTGGCCGTCGTGCGCTTCAGGGCCTCGTCCCGCCGCCAGCGGGCGATCTTCCCGTGGTGGCCGCTGAGCAGCACGTCCGGGATCCCGCGGTCGCGCCACTGGGGCGGCTTCGTGTAGACGGGCCCCTCCAGGAGGTTGGCCATGGCTCCCGGCGCGAAGGAGTCGTCCCGGTGCGACTCGGCGTTGCCGAGGACACCGGGCAGCAGCCGGGCCACGGCCTCCGTGACGACCAGGACGGCCGCCTCGCCGCCGGCCAGCACGTAGTCGCCGATGGACACCTCGTAGACGGGCATACGGGTCGCGTACTCGTCGATGACCCGCCGGTCGATGCCCTCGTAGCGGGCGGGCGTGAAGACCAGCCAGGGGCGCTCGGAGAGCT is drawn from Streptomyces liliifuscus and contains these coding sequences:
- the trmD gene encoding tRNA (guanosine(37)-N1)-methyltransferase TrmD, whose translation is MRLDVLTIFPEYLEPLNVSLVGKARARGQLNVHVHDLRQWTYDRHNTVDDTPYGGGPGMVMKTDPWGDALDSVLADGFETGSHGPVLVVPTPSGRPFDQELAVELSERPWLVFTPARYEGIDRRVIDEYATRMPVYEVSIGDYVLAGGEAAVLVVTEAVARLLPGVLGNAESHRDDSFAPGAMANLLEGPVYTKPPQWRDRGIPDVLLSGHHGKIARWRRDEALKRTTANRPDLIERCDPAAFDKKDREMLSILGWQPGPDGRFWRRPEAVEE
- the rplS gene encoding 50S ribosomal protein L19, whose amino-acid sequence is MSHLLDSVDAASLRSDVPAFRPGDTVNVHVRVIEGNRSRVQQFKGVVIRRQGAGVRETFTVRKVSFSVGVERTFPVHTPIVEKIELVTRGDVRRAKLYYLRDLRGKAAKIKEKRDN